The following proteins come from a genomic window of Leptospira bandrabouensis:
- a CDS encoding AraC family transcriptional regulator has translation MGSGSVFCLVWSLSNLIQNRNTSGFVWSFVLFSTGLWLLTGAFMFTGFYQYLPTIALVHIPFVFLSATLLYLYLEYLFLEKPIHIKIYHFVPAFLSVIFLIPFYLESNTQQLEILEQLGKTEYGSVIVGLNFGIKISILLSVGTFLIKEWIPNVRLSVFFTKKAIYSLIFILLIWIDLLLGSIGFTFQIPFFRKLSAYLLPVLMYFYYFTRELWAPFVSDVRDSIQRNKYEKSKLVSVQLETIDQRLYELMCEKVFCDEDLSLSKLAEMAEVKPGQLSEYFHKRYGFGFYQYINQYRIDEAKRLLLESEERSILSIADSVGFNSKSTFNRVFLETVGSTPSEFRKQSKLA, from the coding sequence ATGGGTTCTGGATCAGTATTTTGTTTGGTCTGGTCCCTTTCGAATTTAATACAAAATAGAAATACCTCTGGATTTGTTTGGTCTTTTGTTTTGTTTTCTACAGGGCTTTGGTTACTCACCGGAGCATTTATGTTCACTGGGTTTTACCAATACCTTCCTACCATAGCCTTAGTGCATATTCCCTTCGTATTTCTTTCTGCAACGTTACTTTATTTGTATTTGGAATACCTGTTTTTAGAGAAACCAATCCATATCAAAATTTATCATTTTGTTCCTGCCTTTCTATCTGTTATTTTTTTGATTCCATTTTATCTAGAATCCAATACGCAACAATTGGAAATTTTGGAACAACTTGGTAAAACGGAATATGGATCAGTTATCGTTGGACTAAACTTTGGTATTAAGATATCCATTTTGTTATCTGTAGGAACTTTTTTAATCAAAGAGTGGATTCCTAACGTTAGGTTGTCTGTTTTTTTTACAAAGAAAGCCATTTACTCTTTAATTTTTATCCTTCTAATTTGGATCGACTTATTACTAGGCAGTATTGGATTTACGTTTCAAATTCCTTTTTTTCGTAAACTCAGTGCCTATCTATTGCCTGTTCTTATGTATTTTTATTATTTTACTCGAGAACTTTGGGCACCATTTGTTTCTGATGTGCGTGATAGCATCCAAAGAAACAAATACGAAAAATCCAAATTGGTTTCAGTTCAGTTAGAAACCATCGACCAAAGATTGTATGAATTGATGTGTGAAAAAGTGTTTTGTGATGAAGACTTGAGTCTTTCTAAACTCGCAGAGATGGCAGAGGTCAAACCAGGACAACTTTCTGAATACTTTCACAAACGGTATGGATTTGGATTTTACCAATACATCAATCAATATAGGATCGATGAGGCAAAACGTTTGTTATTGGAATCAGAAGAAAGATCCATACTTTCCATAGCAGATTCTGTTGGGTTTAATTCTAAATCAACCTTCAACCGTGTATTTTTGGAGACGGTTGGATCTACCCCTTCCGAGTTTCGCAAACAATCAAAACTGGCTTAA
- a CDS encoding AMP-dependent synthetase/ligase: MRTMIDFYLNLPAKFGNKNAFATRVGAGVYQYKTYDDLLIDAKDLAFGLRSGLSEREKVAIFADNAYEWIQTSIAVTLLGAVDVPRASDVTDQDILYILNHSESKILFVENETVFKRVIRLESELEYLKEIVILYPPKEGNKELSSRKIKISTLQEIVAKGKELRKADPSDSFFLNSTIKESDLFTMIYTSGTTGTPKGVMLTHGNILFQLKNLPIRLQKGDRTLSILPVWHIFERIFEIFSLYYGACTYYSSVRTLKEDLRFVKPHFMASAPRLWESIYSGILGTLSKSSATKQKMFQIAMFFAKRFFISRQVITGNVLDIHPVVFWKQILRFVYHLFRFFLVCVPHFFFDFLVLSKIRKATGGELRGSCSGGGALPYHVDEFFNTIGIPVLEGYGMTETAPVLAMRTFEEIIPGSVGRIFPKTNLRLVDLHTGEVFLDTEVGKFVFGRKGEIHVKGKQVMAGYYKNPDATNKVLVDGWLNTGDLGIFTANHNLRIVGRSKETIVLLGGENVEPVPIESKILESEWIDQCMVVGQDQKYLSVLVYPNVSRFDEPLSGEFWKQKEVIQKIESEIKAKVNAQTGFKSFERVVGVAILPKPFEVGDELTAKLSLKRHVITEKYKSEIAKLYSNN, from the coding sequence ATGCGAACCATGATTGATTTTTATTTAAACCTTCCAGCCAAATTCGGAAACAAAAATGCTTTTGCTACCCGAGTTGGGGCTGGCGTTTATCAGTATAAAACTTACGACGACTTACTCATTGATGCAAAAGATTTAGCATTTGGATTGCGTTCAGGTTTGTCAGAAAGAGAAAAGGTGGCCATCTTTGCTGACAATGCATACGAGTGGATACAAACAAGTATTGCGGTGACATTACTTGGAGCCGTTGATGTTCCGAGGGCTTCTGATGTCACCGACCAAGATATATTATATATTTTGAATCATTCGGAATCAAAAATTCTTTTTGTAGAGAATGAAACTGTATTCAAACGAGTGATTCGTTTGGAATCAGAGTTGGAATATTTAAAAGAAATTGTCATTCTCTATCCTCCGAAAGAAGGGAATAAAGAATTAAGTTCTAGGAAAATTAAAATATCAACCTTACAAGAGATAGTCGCCAAAGGTAAGGAACTTCGTAAAGCCGATCCATCTGATTCCTTTTTTTTAAATTCTACTATCAAAGAATCTGATTTATTTACGATGATTTATACTTCGGGAACTACTGGTACTCCTAAAGGAGTGATGTTGACACATGGGAATATTTTATTCCAACTTAAAAATCTTCCGATTCGGTTACAAAAGGGAGATAGAACCTTATCAATTTTACCAGTTTGGCATATCTTTGAAAGAATTTTTGAAATCTTTAGTTTATACTACGGAGCTTGTACTTATTACAGCAGTGTTCGTACTTTAAAAGAAGACTTAAGATTTGTTAAACCACACTTTATGGCTTCTGCACCAAGACTTTGGGAAAGTATCTATTCTGGTATTTTAGGAACTCTTTCCAAATCTTCTGCAACCAAACAAAAAATGTTTCAAATTGCTATGTTCTTTGCGAAAAGATTTTTTATTTCAAGACAAGTGATTACTGGAAATGTTTTGGATATTCATCCAGTAGTATTTTGGAAACAAATCCTTCGTTTTGTTTATCATTTATTTAGATTCTTTTTGGTATGTGTTCCACATTTCTTTTTTGATTTTTTAGTATTGTCCAAGATTAGAAAGGCAACTGGTGGTGAACTTCGCGGTTCTTGTTCTGGTGGGGGAGCACTTCCATATCATGTAGATGAATTTTTTAACACAATTGGAATTCCTGTATTAGAAGGTTATGGTATGACTGAAACGGCACCTGTCCTTGCTATGCGAACCTTTGAAGAAATCATTCCTGGTTCTGTAGGTCGTATTTTCCCAAAAACAAATTTAAGGCTTGTGGATCTTCATACAGGAGAAGTTTTTTTAGATACAGAGGTTGGGAAATTTGTATTTGGAAGAAAAGGTGAGATCCATGTGAAGGGAAAACAGGTGATGGCAGGTTATTATAAAAATCCTGATGCTACTAATAAAGTGTTGGTGGATGGTTGGTTAAATACCGGTGACTTAGGAATTTTCACTGCAAATCATAATTTAAGGATTGTGGGTCGATCCAAAGAAACAATCGTTCTGTTAGGTGGTGAAAACGTAGAGCCAGTTCCCATTGAATCGAAAATTTTAGAATCGGAATGGATTGACCAATGTATGGTGGTTGGCCAAGACCAAAAGTATTTGAGTGTTCTTGTTTACCCGAATGTTTCTCGATTTGATGAACCATTATCTGGGGAATTTTGGAAACAAAAAGAAGTGATTCAAAAAATAGAATCTGAAATTAAAGCAAAAGTAAATGCACAAACTGGATTCAAATCTTTTGAAAGAGTGGTTGGAGTGGCGATATTACCAAAACCGTTTGAAGTGGGTGATGAACTAACTGCCAAATTATCTTTAAAAAGACATGTGATTACAGAGAAATACAAATCTGAAATTGCCAAATTGTATTCCAATAACTGA
- a CDS encoding M23 family metallopeptidase, protein MRSIVVVFSLLASFIFAEEPVSDIKPEFVWPIQGLELPGLITSTFGESRKDHFHNGLDISSVFQPVKSMSQGFILYSRYAEDDPFEEERGSGNIVWIAHKNGYVSGYYHLGGTRNEKVRTGKQVSAGDTIGISGNTGHSTGGHLHFVLGKDYGKTLLDPLTYLPPVEDNMPPQIANLFIHVGENYTNLNDGDNINVSKAFPLTVSIIDGGIKNSQRRGIKEVKFLFNGEAYKQANFESLRFEDGKWKTKEGHSFDDLFFKDRYLVGVLNLKAGENVIKVQTKDFSGQSADRSFSINITRISGGN, encoded by the coding sequence ATGAGAAGTATTGTTGTAGTATTCAGTCTCTTGGCAAGTTTTATTTTCGCAGAGGAACCAGTCTCCGATATAAAACCGGAATTTGTTTGGCCCATCCAAGGTTTGGAACTGCCAGGTCTTATCACAAGTACCTTTGGTGAATCCAGAAAAGACCACTTCCACAATGGTTTGGATATTTCTTCCGTTTTCCAACCGGTTAAAAGTATGAGCCAAGGATTTATACTATACTCCCGTTATGCGGAAGATGATCCTTTCGAAGAGGAACGTGGTTCCGGGAACATTGTCTGGATTGCACATAAAAACGGTTATGTGAGCGGTTACTACCACTTAGGTGGCACAAGAAACGAGAAAGTTAGGACAGGCAAACAAGTCTCTGCTGGGGATACCATTGGAATTTCCGGGAATACAGGACACTCTACTGGGGGCCACCTTCACTTTGTTTTGGGGAAGGACTATGGAAAAACACTTCTCGATCCTCTGACCTACCTTCCTCCCGTAGAAGACAATATGCCTCCCCAAATAGCCAACCTCTTCATCCATGTGGGAGAAAATTACACCAATTTAAATGATGGCGACAATATCAATGTATCCAAAGCCTTCCCACTGACTGTCAGTATCATTGATGGGGGAATTAAAAATAGCCAAAGGAGAGGGATTAAGGAAGTAAAATTCCTTTTTAATGGAGAGGCTTACAAACAGGCAAATTTCGAATCCCTTCGATTTGAAGATGGGAAATGGAAAACAAAAGAAGGCCATAGTTTTGATGATCTTTTTTTTAAAGACAGGTATTTGGTGGGAGTTTTGAATTTAAAGGCAGGAGAAAATGTCATCAAAGTTCAAACTAAAGACTTTAGCGGACAAAGTGCCGACAGAAGTTTCAGTATCAACATAACAAGGATTAGTGGAGGAAACTAA
- a CDS encoding sigma-70 family RNA polymerase sigma factor, producing MKQTSYTTEEILEIVKACGAGDEKALRTFFDIYSQDIYNFPIRVFHLSEDDASDYYIYAFERLKTGKRFKSFVGKSSFKTWFFSVLRNLLIDWQRTKREVKTQTISKVNKEGKEYSTIEDEPDKRSEALALAIDVSDQFHSVLSTIKIENRVVFKLSFVYYLHLDPEEVHYIAEKTNRSEEEIRLEILRLREELSGREEENLKMEDKITSLYLNILDLKEQKKSKAQGDSVEAQYYKERLDHALSKKYEQRKKLIEKKQKGHFLVRTPYREIAKILGISEGGVSVTLLRVLEKMQKKMHSMAGEG from the coding sequence ATGAAACAGACTTCTTATACCACTGAAGAAATTTTAGAGATTGTCAAAGCATGTGGTGCCGGCGATGAGAAGGCACTCCGCACTTTTTTTGATATTTATTCCCAAGACATATACAATTTCCCAATTCGAGTCTTTCATCTGAGCGAGGATGATGCTTCCGACTATTATATTTATGCTTTTGAAAGGTTAAAAACGGGGAAACGTTTCAAAAGTTTTGTGGGAAAATCTAGTTTTAAAACCTGGTTTTTTTCGGTTTTGAGAAACTTACTCATCGATTGGCAACGCACCAAACGCGAAGTCAAAACCCAAACCATTTCCAAAGTCAATAAAGAAGGGAAAGAATACAGCACCATCGAGGACGAACCAGACAAGAGATCCGAGGCTTTGGCTTTGGCCATTGATGTGTCGGACCAGTTCCATTCCGTACTATCCACAATCAAAATTGAAAACCGCGTAGTTTTTAAACTCTCCTTTGTTTATTACCTGCATTTGGATCCAGAAGAGGTTCATTATATCGCTGAAAAAACAAACCGGTCTGAGGAAGAGATCCGACTTGAAATTTTGAGACTCAGAGAAGAACTTTCTGGCCGTGAAGAAGAAAATTTAAAAATGGAAGATAAAATCACATCTCTGTATTTGAATATTCTGGATTTGAAGGAACAAAAAAAATCAAAGGCCCAAGGGGATTCCGTAGAAGCCCAATATTATAAAGAGAGACTGGACCATGCTTTGTCCAAAAAGTATGAGCAGAGAAAGAAATTAATCGAGAAAAAACAAAAAGGCCATTTTCTTGTCCGAACCCCTTATCGAGAGATTGCCAAAATCTTAGGGATTTCCGAAGGTGGTGTCAGTGTGACCTTGCTAAGAGTTCTCGAAAAAATGCAAAAAAAAATGCATTCGATGGCTGGAGAGGGCTGA
- a CDS encoding CHAT domain-containing protein: protein MLSLIIDRVGNVNIFNVLEDHLPVEESHIQSTLDDDLILEYLGEVERLVHVSQSVLSKPNQILNADILQDLKILGETFYQQFFPQSIIEKLKNTTKHSIHFNIDPTLALVPWELLHDGTSFLSDKFRIGKTIRGGLHRPTHHENRKIKMLIIADPTEDLPHAQKEGEVLFSVLSQKVPTHLLELEFIGGKQVTKLKLLSLIKDKHIIHYSGHLHFSDDSLENGWLLSDGKVLKAREIKSTGIDTDLVFSNSCMSAKSAGKKLNTNVMNQYAGAFLTAGIKTFVGTNWEILDNERTIDFTVRFYTFLFSDKSVGESLFLSKEFARRNYHANDLTWANYALYGNPDFSLFVKERRNFHSAKILNPTSVLEFYPTPIAVAYSKLVNSGKSKTTGKNNILGLAKLFEAISQVVGMMVFSDHAAHAMNKSIPNNPDDAVTLRKWWELVYGCVWDFQKLKIASILELALPVLHEQKETIFKIVGWMESWERDEIQEEEIESYQIILQFFLENMLLEFSELEKVSILLVSENHNPHFYFKGIKPAYLYPSSPGSKDKLQEQLSKHKGNLVLLHESRKIVIPFPTYFKEKKETGDLELVFNGLTPFVLGAKQN, encoded by the coding sequence ATGCTCTCCCTAATCATCGATAGAGTTGGTAACGTAAATATCTTCAATGTTTTGGAAGACCATCTTCCTGTAGAAGAATCCCATATTCAGTCTACGCTAGACGATGATTTAATATTAGAATATTTAGGAGAAGTGGAAAGACTTGTCCACGTTTCTCAATCGGTTCTTTCCAAACCAAACCAAATTCTCAATGCGGATATCTTACAAGATTTAAAAATCCTTGGTGAAACCTTTTACCAACAGTTTTTTCCACAATCGATTATTGAAAAATTAAAAAATACAACCAAACATAGCATACATTTTAATATTGATCCAACCCTTGCTTTAGTTCCTTGGGAATTATTACATGATGGAACCAGTTTCCTTTCTGACAAGTTTAGGATTGGAAAAACCATTCGAGGTGGGTTACACCGTCCTACACACCATGAAAACAGAAAGATCAAAATGCTCATCATTGCCGATCCGACAGAAGACCTTCCTCATGCGCAAAAAGAAGGTGAGGTTTTGTTTTCTGTTCTTAGCCAAAAGGTTCCTACACATCTTTTAGAGTTAGAATTTATAGGTGGCAAACAGGTCACCAAACTAAAGTTACTTTCTCTAATAAAAGATAAACATATCATACATTATTCAGGACACCTTCATTTTTCGGATGATTCATTGGAGAACGGTTGGTTATTATCTGACGGAAAAGTATTAAAAGCACGTGAAATTAAATCAACTGGCATTGATACTGATTTAGTATTTTCCAATTCTTGTATGTCTGCAAAGTCAGCCGGCAAAAAATTAAATACAAATGTGATGAACCAGTATGCAGGTGCATTTTTGACTGCCGGTATCAAAACTTTTGTCGGTACCAATTGGGAAATTTTAGACAATGAAAGAACCATCGATTTTACCGTAAGGTTTTATACTTTTTTGTTTTCTGACAAATCAGTAGGTGAGTCTTTGTTTTTGTCCAAAGAATTTGCAAGACGGAACTATCATGCCAATGATTTAACTTGGGCAAACTATGCATTGTATGGTAATCCAGATTTTTCTTTATTTGTAAAAGAAAGAAGAAATTTCCATTCAGCAAAGATTTTAAATCCAACATCAGTATTAGAATTTTATCCTACACCGATTGCCGTTGCTTATTCCAAGTTAGTGAACTCAGGAAAATCGAAAACAACTGGTAAAAACAATATCCTCGGTTTGGCTAAGTTGTTTGAAGCAATCAGTCAAGTGGTTGGGATGATGGTGTTTAGTGATCATGCCGCCCATGCAATGAACAAATCAATACCAAATAACCCTGATGATGCGGTTACCTTAAGGAAATGGTGGGAACTTGTCTACGGATGTGTTTGGGATTTTCAAAAACTAAAAATTGCAAGTATTTTAGAGTTGGCATTACCTGTTTTACACGAACAAAAAGAAACTATTTTTAAAATTGTAGGATGGATGGAATCTTGGGAAAGAGATGAAATCCAAGAAGAAGAAATCGAATCTTACCAAATCATTCTCCAGTTCTTTTTAGAAAATATGTTACTTGAGTTTTCCGAATTAGAAAAAGTAAGTATTCTTCTTGTTTCAGAAAATCATAATCCCCATTTTTATTTTAAAGGGATTAAACCTGCCTACTTGTATCCATCTTCTCCTGGATCCAAAGACAAATTACAAGAACAACTTTCTAAACACAAAGGAAACCTTGTCCTTTTACATGAAAGTCGTAAAATTGTGATTCCTTTTCCCACTTACTTTAAAGAAAAAAAAGAAACTGGGGACTTGGAACTTGTCTTTAATGGACTTACTCCTTTTGTTTTAGGAGCTAAGCAGAATTGA
- a CDS encoding sigma-54 down-regulated protein — translation MEQQVKDGLNFILGAVNTAKVEAEKAISEISSGFQNLAAKGAQDQSEVSVNLRKYLQEGISQVETIIGKANTVVAETKAKVATVTSKA, via the coding sequence ATGGAACAACAAGTAAAAGACGGACTAAACTTCATCCTAGGCGCAGTAAACACTGCAAAAGTAGAAGCAGAAAAAGCAATTTCTGAAATCAGCTCAGGATTCCAAAACTTAGCAGCAAAAGGTGCGCAAGACCAAAGCGAAGTTTCTGTTAATCTTAGAAAATACCTTCAAGAAGGAATTTCTCAAGTAGAAACTATCATCGGAAAAGCAAACACTGTTGTTGCTGAAACAAAAGCAAAAGTAGCAACTGTTACATCAAAAGCTTAA
- the mtnA gene encoding S-methyl-5-thioribose-1-phosphate isomerase — protein MTHPEFLPIQWKSTYLELLDQRILPGKKEFLKLSTAEDTIVAIREMAVRGAPAIAITGVFALTLGAKSKSGGVTEKETLQLLSSVLESRPTAVNLSYAIREAKHRIQEVKDWETIAKIWESYGLEMMKDDLAANKALGENGVSLFPENQSEFHIITHCNTGALATAGHGTALGVIRSLRDAGKKVVVYADETRPFLQGSRLTAFEMMEEGIECYIITDGMSGWLMNHKNIDAVLVGCDRVAANGDTANKIGTYNLGIVAKEHGVPFYVCATKDSFDLNLKSGEEIPIEMRKESEVTQFDFLKDADGKYLFPEGKTSPLGARALNPSFDITKAHLIKNFITEFGCFPPSEISDRLKSV, from the coding sequence ATGACTCACCCGGAATTTTTACCCATCCAGTGGAAATCGACCTACTTAGAACTTCTCGACCAACGTATTTTGCCAGGGAAAAAGGAATTTTTAAAATTATCCACCGCCGAAGATACTATTGTTGCCATTCGTGAAATGGCGGTTAGGGGAGCACCAGCCATTGCCATTACCGGAGTTTTCGCACTCACCTTAGGCGCCAAATCTAAGTCAGGTGGTGTCACTGAAAAAGAAACTTTGCAATTGCTTTCCTCTGTACTTGAATCTCGTCCCACTGCCGTCAATTTGAGTTATGCGATTCGAGAAGCAAAACACAGAATCCAAGAAGTCAAGGATTGGGAAACCATAGCCAAAATTTGGGAATCGTATGGTTTGGAAATGATGAAAGACGATTTGGCAGCAAACAAGGCTTTGGGGGAAAATGGAGTTTCTTTATTCCCAGAAAACCAATCTGAGTTTCATATCATCACTCATTGTAATACGGGAGCACTCGCGACAGCTGGACATGGAACAGCTCTTGGGGTCATTCGAAGTTTACGTGATGCTGGAAAGAAAGTAGTGGTTTATGCGGATGAAACTAGACCATTTTTGCAAGGATCTAGGCTTACTGCCTTTGAGATGATGGAAGAGGGAATTGAATGTTATATCATCACAGATGGAATGTCTGGGTGGTTGATGAATCATAAAAACATTGATGCGGTGCTCGTTGGATGTGACCGGGTGGCAGCAAATGGAGATACTGCCAACAAAATTGGAACTTACAATTTAGGGATTGTTGCCAAAGAACATGGAGTTCCCTTTTATGTTTGTGCTACCAAAGATAGTTTTGATCTAAATTTGAAATCAGGCGAAGAAATTCCTATTGAAATGAGAAAAGAATCAGAAGTGACACAATTTGATTTTTTAAAAGATGCCGATGGAAAGTATTTATTTCCCGAGGGAAAAACCTCACCTTTGGGTGCAAGGGCTCTCAATCCATCTTTTGATATCACGAAAGCACACTTAATTAAAAACTTTATCACAGAATTCGGATGTTTTCCTCCTTCAGAGATTTCTGATCGTCTAAAGAGTGTATGA
- the msrA gene encoding peptide-methionine (S)-S-oxide reductase MsrA has product MTEFAILGGGCFWCTEAVYLRIPGILSVTSGYAGGSNPHPTYKEICTGTTGHAEVIKIEFDPEVISYSKVLEIFWNSHDPTTLNRQGNDVGTQYRSVIFYLNEKQKELAVESKRKHAYLFPDPIVTEISAAPEFYPAEEYHQNYFTLNPQNPYCHYVIFPKLKKLGLKL; this is encoded by the coding sequence ATGACGGAATTTGCAATTTTAGGCGGTGGATGTTTTTGGTGTACGGAAGCTGTTTATCTTAGGATACCAGGTATTCTGTCTGTTACCTCTGGATATGCAGGTGGTTCCAATCCCCATCCGACCTATAAAGAGATTTGTACTGGCACGACTGGTCATGCAGAAGTGATAAAAATTGAATTTGATCCAGAAGTGATTTCTTATTCTAAAGTATTGGAAATCTTTTGGAATTCCCATGATCCCACTACACTCAATAGACAGGGGAATGATGTCGGGACACAATATCGTTCTGTTATTTTTTATCTAAATGAAAAACAAAAAGAATTAGCTGTAGAATCAAAAAGAAAACATGCCTATTTATTTCCTGATCCCATTGTGACAGAAATTTCCGCGGCCCCAGAGTTTTATCCTGCGGAAGAGTACCACCAGAATTATTTTACTTTAAATCCGCAAAATCCCTACTGCCATTATGTAATTTTTCCCAAATTAAAAAAACTGGGTTTAAAACTATAA
- a CDS encoding DUF342 domain-containing protein, with protein MDVKNAPDFNPERGLKIQISEDRLTATLVTKPIWLLGGSMSNILIYEALDNASIHRDRILMKEVDKAAIEIDKILKDPTKVKEDFNFKVAEGKPAKQGESGWIKFYFPRAQRVVLKDDGSADYRNINKYVHVKEGERLATLFEGIAGEQGIDVLGNPIYPNPIDRPRLTLGKNVLPKTVEDPEKPGRQLKEYFASLSGVVFSTDTSLTVSPELNIESNIGLGTGNINFEGTIRVKGTIEEGAIVNCQGSLYLDGNVESSDVVVGEDLEVKGGVKAKGKGVIRIKGDLRAKFIENANLEIDGDCIVENFILGSRILCLGNVILTGESSSIIGSDIISYQGITVSSLGSTAQMDTIVEVGFHFKNDRLLTEGSSRLAEFERELEALVPEIQKIKEVVQRSRGKLDDARKEKFKEIFDAYQKKNKTVELLRSKIEELKGARYNQDNVKVVVRNTAHPGAVIKYRRQVEKITKAQTAFVMNFFPNQEKAMLTAFKGK; from the coding sequence ATGGACGTTAAAAATGCACCGGACTTCAATCCGGAACGGGGACTGAAAATCCAAATCTCCGAGGATCGGCTTACAGCAACTTTGGTTACAAAACCAATATGGTTGTTAGGCGGTTCGATGAGCAATATATTAATTTACGAAGCTCTGGACAATGCTTCCATTCATAGAGATCGGATTTTGATGAAAGAGGTAGACAAAGCCGCCATCGAAATCGACAAAATCCTGAAAGATCCCACCAAAGTAAAAGAAGATTTTAATTTTAAAGTAGCTGAAGGGAAACCCGCCAAACAAGGCGAAAGTGGTTGGATTAAATTTTATTTTCCTAGAGCACAACGTGTTGTTTTGAAAGATGACGGGTCCGCAGATTATAGAAATATCAATAAATATGTACACGTTAAAGAAGGCGAAAGACTCGCTACCTTGTTTGAAGGAATTGCCGGCGAACAAGGAATTGATGTTTTAGGAAATCCAATTTATCCTAATCCCATCGATAGACCAAGGCTTACCTTAGGAAAAAACGTCCTTCCAAAAACCGTGGAAGATCCAGAAAAACCAGGTCGCCAACTCAAAGAATATTTTGCATCTCTCAGTGGAGTTGTGTTTTCTACAGACACATCTCTCACTGTTTCTCCTGAATTAAATATTGAAAGTAACATTGGCCTTGGAACCGGTAATATCAACTTTGAAGGAACCATCCGAGTGAAAGGAACCATCGAAGAAGGTGCCATTGTTAATTGCCAAGGTTCTTTATATTTAGATGGAAACGTAGAATCATCCGATGTAGTTGTGGGTGAAGACTTAGAAGTCAAAGGTGGAGTGAAAGCGAAAGGCAAAGGTGTCATTCGCATCAAAGGTGATCTTCGCGCGAAATTCATTGAAAATGCCAATCTCGAAATTGATGGAGATTGTATTGTTGAAAATTTTATTTTAGGAAGTAGAATCCTTTGTTTAGGAAATGTAATCCTAACGGGAGAATCTTCCTCTATCATTGGATCAGATATCATTTCTTACCAAGGAATTACTGTATCTTCTCTTGGTTCCACTGCACAGATGGATACCATTGTAGAAGTAGGATTTCATTTCAAAAATGATAGACTGTTAACGGAAGGGAGTTCTAGACTTGCTGAATTTGAACGAGAGTTAGAAGCACTTGTACCAGAGATTCAAAAAATCAAAGAAGTGGTACAAAGATCTCGTGGAAAATTAGATGATGCCAGAAAAGAAAAGTTCAAAGAAATCTTCGATGCTTATCAGAAAAAAAACAAAACCGTAGAATTACTCAGATCAAAAATAGAAGAACTAAAAGGGGCACGTTACAACCAAGACAATGTTAAAGTGGTTGTACGAAATACTGCCCACCCAGGTGCGGTCATCAAATACAGAAGACAAGTGGAAAAAATTACAAAAGCTCAAACTGCGTTTGTGATGAATTTCTTTCCAAACCAAGAAAAAGCTATGTTAACCGCTTTTAAAGGGAAATAA